Proteins encoded together in one Lathyrus oleraceus cultivar Zhongwan6 chromosome 5, CAAS_Psat_ZW6_1.0, whole genome shotgun sequence window:
- the LOC127081590 gene encoding uncharacterized protein LOC127081590, with translation MVVDDIHLHSYIDHREMRSLNNITFYFGWLACGSRLMYPYLSEHVMPQFRYMQFVPRDSFDSVPPTMARRDVDVMYDDYLNHLVPDDTQGTLAPSDWSCAYEVTALNFRLSHHYLTLDVPGVPPRPAHPKILEDEQARDVS, from the coding sequence ATGGTAGTAGATGATATACACTTGCATTCGTACATAGATCACCGTGAGATGCGTTCGTTGAACAATATAACCTTCTACTTTGGATGGTTGGCTTGTGGGTCACGCTTGATGTATCCATATCTATCTGAGCATGTCATGCCCCAGTTCAGGTATATGCAGTTTGTTCCCAGAGATTCCTTTGATTCTGTTCCTCCTACCATGGCCCGCAGAGATGTAGATGTCATGTATGATGATTACCTTAATCATCTGGTACCGGATGACACACAAGGTACCCTAGCTCCTAGCGACTGGAGTTGTGCATATGAAGTCACCGCCTTGAATTTTAGGTTGTCACATCATTATTTGACACTGGATGTTCCAGGAGTTCCACCTAGGCCAGCTCATCCGAAGATACTAGAGGACGAGCAAGCTAGGGATGTATCATGA
- the LOC127085722 gene encoding dirigent protein 21: MDSLSNLELSLEESNIEKPHNFTHLHFYFHDTLDGENPNTLKIISPPNESSHGDFGSTFIIDNPLTEEEDISSKLIGRAQGTYALASKQGDLALKMDVIFVFTEGSYKGSTLTMFGRNAIMDEVREMPIVGGTGVFRFARGYALAKTTLFDPASGNAIEEFNVKIYH; the protein is encoded by the coding sequence ATGGATTCTTTATCTAACTTAGAATTGTCCTTAGAAGAATCCAATATAGAGAAGCCACATAATTTCACCCACCTACACTTCTATTTCCATGACACCCTAGATGGTGAAAACCCAAATACACTCAAAATTATCAGTCCACCTAATGAATCATCTCATGGTGATTTTGGATCCACTTTTATTATAGATAACCCTTTGACCGAAGAAGAAGATATAAGTTCAAAACTTATTGGAAGAGCTCAAGGAACCTATGCTTTGGCTTCTAAACAAGGTGATTTAGCTTTGAAAATGGATGTTATTTTTGTTTTTACAGAAGGTAGCTACAAAGGGAGCACTCTTACTATGTTTGGAAGGAATGCTATTATGGATGAAGTTAGAGAAATGCCTATTGTTGGTGGTACTGGTGTCTTTAGGTTTGCAAGAGGGTATGCTTTGGCAAAGACTACTTTGTTTGATCCTGCTTCTGGAAATGCTATTGAGGAATTTAATGTTAAGATTTATCATTAA